In a single window of the Alphaproteobacteria bacterium LSUCC0684 genome:
- the lpxK gene encoding tetraacyldisaccharide 4'-kinase gives MMPKTPFFWYRGDLAARLVSFFFMPAALLFRAASLLRRAGRHPYTSPLPVIAIGNITAGGTGKTPLVAALAVAARKRRYRPVILTRGHGGTLIGPVLAGRRHTATEIGDEARMLSELAPVVIARDRTAGARLIEDQALGDLILMDDGLQNPSIRPRAAVLVFKGSLGVGNGQIIPAGPLRETLRAGLARVDAVAMTGPDETGLIGRIREIAPDLPLFTITRSLCAGDCAALTGRKVIAFAGIGDPDGFFDMLAAAGIELAATRSFPDHHPFPDDDITRLKALAKEHGGILATTEKDFMRLPPPARQNIRSVRLETRPDPQLIDKLLPRR, from the coding sequence ATGATGCCGAAAACACCTTTCTTCTGGTATCGCGGGGACTTGGCGGCCCGGCTGGTGAGCTTCTTTTTCATGCCCGCGGCCCTCCTCTTCCGGGCAGCCTCGTTGTTGCGGCGCGCCGGAAGACATCCCTACACCTCCCCGCTGCCGGTGATTGCCATTGGAAATATTACCGCAGGCGGCACCGGCAAAACCCCCCTCGTGGCAGCTCTTGCCGTTGCGGCCCGCAAACGTCGATACCGGCCGGTCATCCTGACCCGCGGGCATGGCGGAACTCTCATCGGGCCGGTGCTTGCGGGCCGACGCCACACCGCCACCGAGATCGGGGATGAGGCACGGATGCTGAGTGAACTCGCGCCTGTTGTTATTGCCCGTGACCGCACCGCAGGCGCAAGGCTGATCGAAGATCAGGCCCTCGGTGATCTGATCCTGATGGATGACGGTCTTCAGAACCCCTCGATCAGGCCCCGCGCCGCCGTGCTTGTCTTCAAGGGCAGTCTCGGGGTCGGGAACGGGCAGATCATCCCGGCAGGTCCGTTGCGCGAGACGCTGCGCGCCGGGCTTGCCCGCGTCGATGCCGTCGCCATGACCGGCCCGGATGAAACCGGACTTATCGGCAGAATCCGCGAAATTGCCCCTGATCTTCCCTTATTCACCATCACCCGTTCCTTATGCGCCGGGGATTGCGCCGCGCTTACGGGCCGCAAGGTTATCGCCTTTGCCGGCATCGGCGATCCCGACGGGTTTTTTGACATGCTTGCCGCGGCTGGCATTGAGCTTGCGGCAACCCGAAGCTTTCCCGATCACCATCCTTTCCCTGACGATGACATCACCCGTCTCAAAGCCTTGGCGAAAGAGCACGGGGGCATATTGGCAACCACGGAAAAGGATTTCATGCGGCTGCCGCCACCGGCCCGGCAGAACATCCGCTCTGTCCGCCTTGAAACACGGCCTGATCCGCAACTGATAGACAAGCTGCTGCCGCGCCGCTAG
- a CDS encoding lysophospholipid acyltransferase family protein, with product MRHDLIKRFRQWIGWPIEAVFVYTLAGVIRLLPAQVASALGGAIAGIFGPVSSWSWRSLFNLSYAMPEMTAEERRQINRKMWVNLGRVVGEFFHIHHLIHSPRVIYEGLEHIEANKDRGGLLIGAHLANWELVGTPPMKLGLPVSAVFRPTNNPLVARLLRQRNAVYHRMYEKGRPGARGINATIRQKAFFAILVDQKLREGMMLDFFGHKASTPVAHVKIALKEKAPIYLVRVVRGNGCRFRVIVSPFEVMPGDDVASIATRINTEIENWIRQCPDQWLWPHRRWPASKGETPDMTE from the coding sequence ATGCGTCATGATCTGATCAAACGATTTCGGCAATGGATTGGCTGGCCCATCGAGGCGGTTTTTGTCTACACCCTTGCCGGGGTGATACGGTTGCTGCCGGCGCAGGTTGCCTCGGCATTAGGCGGCGCGATCGCCGGTATTTTCGGGCCTGTTTCATCCTGGTCCTGGCGCAGTCTTTTCAACCTCAGCTACGCCATGCCGGAGATGACCGCGGAAGAACGCCGCCAGATCAACCGGAAGATGTGGGTCAATCTCGGCCGCGTGGTCGGGGAATTTTTCCATATCCATCATCTGATCCATTCACCCCGCGTCATCTATGAAGGGCTTGAGCATATCGAGGCCAACAAGGACAGGGGCGGGCTTCTGATCGGTGCCCATCTCGCCAACTGGGAGCTCGTCGGCACCCCGCCGATGAAACTGGGCCTGCCGGTGAGCGCGGTTTTCAGGCCAACCAACAACCCGCTGGTGGCCCGCCTGCTCCGGCAACGGAACGCGGTCTATCACAGGATGTATGAAAAAGGCCGCCCCGGGGCCCGCGGCATCAACGCAACCATCCGGCAGAAAGCCTTTTTCGCGATCCTGGTGGACCAGAAACTCCGCGAAGGCATGATGCTTGATTTTTTCGGCCATAAAGCCTCGACGCCGGTGGCCCATGTCAAGATCGCGCTCAAGGAAAAGGCACCGATCTATCTTGTCCGGGTGGTGCGCGGCAACGGATGCCGGTTCCGGGTGATCGTCTCCCCGTTTGAGGTCATGCCCGGCGATGACGTCGCCTCCATCGCCACCCGCATCAATACCGAGATAGAAAACTGGATCAGGCAATGCCCGGATCAATGGCTGTGGCCACATCGCCGCTGGCCCGCCAGCAAGGGCGAAACACCGGACATGACGGAATAA
- the xseA gene encoding exodeoxyribonuclease VII large subunit, whose protein sequence is MPILHIMQDDALPPTPDNQAVFSLSELSRSLKQTIESVFDHVRVRAEISRPTRAASGHVYFTLKDDTATLDAVCWKTMAGRLRVEPEEGLEVIVTGKLTTYPGRSKYQIIVQDIELAGEGALLKQLEERRRRLAAEGLFDDGLKKPVPSLPGVIGVVTSPTGAVIRDILHRLEERFPVRVLVWPVLVQGQRAEEEITAAINGFDALIDTPRADIPLPDLLIVARGGGSLEDLMAFNAESVVRAVAACRLPVISAVGHETDTTLIDFAADRRAPTPTAAAEMATPVASELRARLSDSEARLYRSMGQIIERARERTQSLNRALGDPDMLLSTKSQQLDLALAALDRTMMAQLADRKAALDRLGERLISPERLLASAADRLARLDDRSIDAMGRRLTSLQARLTNMAERLPAPAVQIAAANTRLDLAAQKIDTLIASTLSRAESRLGQASRLLDASSFQKVLDRGFALVTGPDAQVMKSSSQYEDGTEVTLRLGDGQRQAVLGGDISAPSPEGDLGKKPKPRPKGGKDDGGQQDLF, encoded by the coding sequence TTGCCTATTCTTCATATCATGCAGGACGATGCGCTTCCACCCACACCGGACAATCAGGCCGTTTTTTCGCTGAGCGAGCTTTCCCGGTCTCTCAAGCAGACGATCGAGAGTGTCTTTGACCATGTTCGTGTGCGGGCAGAAATATCACGTCCCACAAGGGCGGCCTCTGGTCATGTCTATTTCACCCTCAAGGACGATACCGCAACCCTTGATGCGGTCTGCTGGAAAACCATGGCAGGACGGCTCAGGGTCGAGCCTGAAGAAGGGCTTGAAGTGATTGTGACGGGCAAACTCACCACCTATCCCGGGCGCTCGAAATACCAGATCATCGTTCAGGATATCGAGCTTGCCGGGGAAGGGGCCCTGCTCAAGCAGCTTGAAGAACGCCGCCGGCGTCTCGCCGCCGAAGGGCTGTTCGATGACGGGCTGAAAAAACCCGTGCCGTCCCTGCCCGGGGTGATCGGGGTGGTCACCAGCCCGACCGGGGCGGTGATTCGCGATATTCTGCATCGTCTGGAAGAGAGGTTTCCGGTGCGGGTGCTGGTCTGGCCGGTGCTGGTGCAGGGCCAGCGTGCTGAAGAGGAAATCACCGCCGCCATCAACGGGTTTGACGCGCTCATCGATACACCGCGGGCTGATATTCCCCTGCCGGATCTGCTGATTGTCGCAAGGGGAGGCGGGTCGCTTGAGGATCTCATGGCATTTAACGCCGAAAGTGTTGTCCGTGCCGTTGCCGCCTGCCGCCTGCCGGTGATTTCCGCGGTCGGGCATGAAACCGACACAACCCTGATAGATTTTGCCGCCGACAGGCGGGCTCCGACGCCGACGGCGGCGGCCGAAATGGCAACCCCGGTGGCATCCGAACTCCGCGCCCGCCTGAGCGACAGCGAAGCACGCCTTTACCGCTCCATGGGGCAGATCATCGAACGTGCGCGTGAACGGACGCAAAGCCTAAATCGCGCGCTTGGTGATCCGGATATGCTTTTGTCAACGAAAAGCCAGCAGCTTGACCTTGCGCTGGCGGCGCTTGACCGGACCATGATGGCGCAGCTTGCCGATCGCAAGGCCGCGCTTGACCGTCTCGGCGAAAGGCTCATCTCGCCTGAACGTCTGCTTGCTTCGGCGGCAGACCGGCTGGCGCGGCTTGATGACCGGTCCATCGATGCCATGGGGCGGCGGCTCACCTCTCTTCAGGCGCGGTTGACGAATATGGCGGAACGCCTGCCGGCTCCGGCGGTGCAGATTGCGGCGGCAAATACAAGGCTTGATCTTGCTGCCCAGAAAATCGATACCCTGATCGCCAGCACCCTGAGCCGTGCCGAATCACGTCTTGGCCAGGCCAGCCGCCTGCTCGACGCGTCATCCTTCCAGAAAGTGCTTGATCGGGGATTTGCGCTGGTCACCGGCCCGGATGCCCAGGTCATGAAATCCTCAAGCCAGTATGAAGACGGAACGGAAGTTACGCTCCGGCTCGGGGATGGGCAACGTCAGGCGGTGCTGGGCGGCGATATCTCCGCCCCGTCTCCGGAAGGTGACCTCGGGAAAAAACCGAAGCCGCGGCCGAAAGGCGGCAAGGATGATGGCGGCCAGCAGGATCTTTTCTAG
- the purD gene encoding phosphoribosylamine--glycine ligase has protein sequence MHVLVIGSGGREHALVDAIDRSPLTSRISVAPGNPGMISMAERPDLKADDPEAIISFARAEAVDLVVIGPEAPLVAGLADTLNTAGIPTFGPSAEAAKLEGSKAFSREFCARHNIPQPRFARFTDSAAALAHLQETCPDQGVVIKADGLAAGKGVVVADTLKEAEDAVRMMLDDAGFGDAGSAILIEERIAGTEASLFALVDGHDAVFLGSAQDYKRAYDGDKGPNTGGMGAISPAPRLTPALQQEAWEKIVLPVVRGMEAEGRPYRGFLYAGLMLTDKGPQVIEFNCRFGDPEAEVILPRLKSDLLSAMLTAMEAGLRHADLRFEDKVAVTVIMANGGYPGHTDKGAVIHGLEAEMANTMVFHAGTDRDEEGQIIATGGRVLAVTGLGGDAAEARQNAYDRLGQITWDRVMYRRDIAAG, from the coding sequence ATGCATGTGCTTGTTATCGGTTCTGGCGGACGTGAACATGCGCTGGTGGATGCGATCGACCGTTCCCCCCTCACCAGCCGGATCAGTGTTGCCCCGGGCAATCCGGGGATGATTTCCATGGCTGAACGGCCGGATCTCAAGGCAGATGATCCTGAGGCCATCATCTCCTTTGCCCGTGCCGAAGCCGTCGATCTCGTGGTCATCGGCCCCGAAGCGCCCCTGGTGGCGGGTCTCGCCGATACGCTCAACACGGCCGGGATCCCGACATTCGGGCCAAGCGCCGAGGCCGCAAAACTAGAAGGCTCAAAAGCCTTTTCACGGGAATTCTGCGCCCGCCACAACATCCCCCAGCCACGATTTGCCCGGTTCACGGACAGCGCCGCCGCCCTCGCCCATCTGCAGGAGACCTGTCCGGACCAGGGGGTCGTGATCAAGGCCGATGGCCTTGCCGCGGGCAAGGGCGTCGTGGTGGCTGATACCCTGAAAGAGGCCGAGGATGCCGTGCGGATGATGCTCGATGATGCGGGTTTTGGCGATGCCGGAAGCGCCATCCTCATCGAAGAGCGTATTGCCGGCACCGAAGCTTCCCTCTTTGCCCTTGTCGATGGGCATGATGCGGTTTTTCTCGGCAGCGCCCAGGATTACAAACGCGCTTATGACGGCGACAAGGGGCCCAATACCGGCGGGATGGGGGCGATTTCACCTGCCCCCAGACTGACCCCTGCCCTGCAGCAGGAAGCGTGGGAGAAGATCGTCCTGCCGGTGGTCCGGGGCATGGAAGCCGAAGGCAGGCCCTATCGCGGCTTTCTCTATGCCGGGCTGATGCTGACGGATAAAGGCCCGCAAGTCATCGAATTCAATTGCCGTTTCGGTGATCCCGAAGCCGAAGTGATACTGCCGCGGCTCAAATCTGATCTGCTGTCGGCCATGCTGACGGCCATGGAAGCCGGCCTGAGGCATGCCGATCTCCGCTTTGAAGACAAGGTGGCGGTGACCGTGATCATGGCCAATGGCGGCTATCCCGGCCATACCGACAAGGGCGCCGTGATCCATGGTCTTGAGGCCGAGATGGCAAATACCATGGTCTTTCATGCCGGCACCGATAGAGATGAGGAAGGCCAGATCATCGCAACAGGTGGACGGGTGCTGGCGGTAACAGGGCTTGGCGGGGATGCGGCAGAAGCAAGACAGAACGCCTATGACCGGCTCGGCCAGATCACCTGGGACAGGGTCATGTATCGCCGCGACATCGCCGCAGGCTAG
- a CDS encoding nucleoside deaminase gives MTGSQYQNNAMATALDLARQAALSGEVPVAAVITATDGAILAAEANRVERDKDPTAHAEILAIRAAAHALGSTRLAECDLWVTLEPCPMCAGAIAQARLRRLYYGADDPKSGGVAHGPRVFSHPTCHHEPEIYGGIKAEDSARLLREFFRARR, from the coding sequence ATGACCGGCAGCCAGTATCAGAACAACGCCATGGCCACCGCGCTTGACCTCGCGCGTCAGGCTGCATTGAGCGGTGAAGTGCCGGTGGCGGCGGTGATCACCGCAACGGATGGGGCCATTCTTGCCGCCGAGGCAAACCGTGTCGAACGTGACAAGGACCCGACCGCCCATGCCGAGATTCTCGCCATCCGGGCTGCGGCTCATGCCCTGGGTTCAACGCGGCTGGCTGAATGTGATCTCTGGGTGACGCTCGAACCCTGCCCGATGTGCGCCGGGGCAATCGCCCAGGCCAGACTCCGGCGTCTCTATTACGGCGCCGATGATCCGAAATCCGGCGGTGTTGCCCATGGGCCCCGTGTTTTCAGCCATCCCACCTGTCATCATGAACCGGAGATCTATGGCGGCATCAAGGCAGAGGATTCTGCCCGGCTCTTGCGTGAATTTTTCAGGGCGCGCCGCTAG
- a CDS encoding pseudouridine synthase produces MMSENISRGRKPKTRTSGKSARSPRTPVPSLLARLFGSEDAGPQRLAKAMAAAGLCSRRDAESWIAAGRVEVNGRQQLSPALNVTADDEIRVDGTPINPPDTPRLWRYYKPRGLIVSHRDEQGRKTIFEHLPDHLPRLISIGRLDLDSEGLILLTNNGDLARHLELPDTGWTRKYRVRVRGQVDSTKLAALRDGITIDGVSYRGVLAQLDRQAASNAWLTIALKEGKNREIRRIMDHLGYSVSRLIRISYGPFTLNTLEEGSLEEVRPAILRDQLGLPRITEAEKNSPSRPDKGSPAKAPGRSSAGSSSGSGPGSRRNKPGNPQRGDRSNADHQRKAPRRHPRGT; encoded by the coding sequence ATGATGAGCGAGAATATTTCACGCGGCCGCAAGCCAAAGACCAGAACATCCGGCAAATCTGCCCGATCCCCGCGCACACCGGTCCCGTCTTTACTGGCGCGTCTGTTCGGAAGCGAAGATGCCGGCCCGCAACGGCTGGCCAAGGCGATGGCCGCCGCCGGGCTTTGCTCACGCCGGGATGCAGAAAGCTGGATCGCCGCCGGCAGGGTTGAAGTCAATGGCAGGCAGCAACTGTCGCCGGCGTTGAACGTCACGGCCGATGATGAAATCCGTGTTGACGGCACCCCGATCAATCCTCCCGACACGCCGCGTCTGTGGCGATATTACAAACCACGCGGGCTGATTGTCAGCCACCGGGACGAACAGGGGCGGAAGACTATTTTTGAACATCTGCCGGATCATCTGCCCCGGCTCATCAGCATCGGGCGGCTTGATCTTGATTCCGAAGGCCTGATCCTTCTGACCAATAACGGCGATCTTGCCCGCCATCTTGAATTGCCCGATACCGGATGGACACGGAAATACCGGGTCCGGGTCCGGGGGCAGGTTGACAGCACAAAGCTTGCCGCCCTCAGGGACGGGATCACGATTGACGGGGTGTCCTATCGCGGGGTACTGGCCCAGCTGGACCGGCAGGCCGCGAGCAATGCCTGGCTGACCATCGCGCTCAAGGAAGGCAAGAACAGGGAAATCCGGCGCATCATGGACCATCTGGGATACAGTGTCAGCCGCCTCATTCGGATTTCCTACGGGCCGTTCACGCTCAACACGCTCGAAGAAGGCAGCCTTGAAGAGGTGCGTCCGGCGATACTCCGGGATCAGCTCGGCCTGCCGCGCATCACCGAAGCTGAAAAAAACTCCCCTTCCAGACCAGATAAAGGATCACCGGCAAAAGCACCGGGGCGGTCATCTGCCGGATCATCATCCGGATCAGGGCCCGGTTCAAGACGGAACAAGCCCGGAAACCCCCAAAGAGGAGATCGCAGCAATGCGGATCATCAGCGGAAAGCGCCGCGGCGCCATCCTCGCGGCACCTGA
- a CDS encoding RsmD family RNA methyltransferase, whose amino-acid sequence MRIISGKRRGAILAAPEGGAVRPTADRVREGLFNTLLGGRFGKPLDVPVVADIFAGAGTMGLEAWSRGARQVMFVENNTEALAALRRNIEKCNTNDATFVLPRDATRKLAWPAAPAGLLFLDPPWRKTPDDPDLARLALENFIQLGLVAPAALISIEHDHRSPPDLPARISLLETRKWGKSACTIARYDG is encoded by the coding sequence ATGCGGATCATCAGCGGAAAGCGCCGCGGCGCCATCCTCGCGGCACCTGAAGGCGGGGCGGTCCGGCCGACGGCGGATCGCGTGCGTGAAGGTCTTTTCAACACCCTTCTCGGCGGACGCTTCGGCAAACCCCTTGATGTTCCCGTGGTCGCGGATATCTTTGCCGGCGCCGGCACCATGGGGCTTGAAGCCTGGTCCCGTGGCGCAAGGCAGGTCATGTTCGTTGAGAACAACACCGAAGCGCTGGCAGCATTGCGGCGCAATATCGAGAAATGCAACACGAACGACGCGACCTTTGTCCTCCCCCGGGATGCGACGCGGAAACTGGCCTGGCCCGCCGCGCCTGCCGGGCTTCTGTTTCTTGACCCCCCCTGGCGAAAAACCCCGGATGATCCGGATCTGGCGAGGCTGGCGCTTGAAAATTTCATCCAGCTCGGACTGGTTGCGCCTGCGGCCCTGATCAGCATTGAGCATGATCATCGCTCCCCGCCGGATCTGCCCGCAAGGATAAGCCTGCTTGAAACCCGGAAATGGGGGAAATCCGCCTGCACCATCGCCCGCTATGACGGCTAG